A window from Nitrospirota bacterium encodes these proteins:
- the hisC gene encoding histidinol-phosphate transaminase produces MNIQRLLRKNIKTLKAYSAREIPCRVKLDANESPYGFPSFLEPLKEIRTNQYPDPEARELRRAVAKRWRLRTGQILPGNGSDELISCLITTFGGPVLFPTPTFSMYGITAQALGEERIAVPLDSAFDLDIEKMLNAIRKYRPKLVFLSSPNNPTGNCFSAERILKILRASRGIVVIDEAYQPFSSRRGMLRLLKDYENVTIMRTLSKVGFAALRVGLLLGSEDLIEAVNRVRLPFNVNTLSQAVAAEAIKNFGEIEKTLRIICSERERLFEGLKGMEGITPYPSEANFILFKVKNAPAVYKKLLSKGVLVRYMGSALKDCLRVTVGTPKDNGIFLEALNEATG; encoded by the coding sequence GTGAATATTCAGAGACTTCTCCGAAAAAACATCAAAACATTAAAGGCTTACAGTGCAAGGGAAATCCCCTGCAGGGTGAAGCTCGATGCCAATGAGAGCCCCTACGGCTTCCCCTCCTTTCTTGAACCACTGAAAGAGATAAGGACTAATCAGTACCCCGACCCTGAAGCCAGGGAGCTCAGGCGGGCTGTGGCAAAGAGGTGGAGGCTGAGAACCGGCCAGATACTGCCCGGCAACGGCTCCGACGAACTCATATCCTGTCTTATCACCACATTCGGCGGCCCTGTCCTCTTTCCCACACCCACGTTCTCAATGTACGGCATCACTGCACAGGCGCTTGGTGAAGAGAGGATTGCCGTTCCCCTTGACAGTGCATTTGACCTTGATATCGAAAAGATGCTCAATGCCATAAGGAAGTATCGTCCAAAACTCGTCTTTCTAAGCTCCCCGAACAACCCTACAGGCAACTGCTTCTCCGCTGAGCGGATTCTGAAAATCCTGAGAGCCTCAAGGGGCATTGTTGTTATTGACGAGGCATACCAGCCCTTTTCAAGCAGGAGGGGGATGCTCAGACTGCTCAAGGATTATGAAAATGTAACAATAATGAGGACCCTGAGCAAGGTCGGATTTGCCGCCCTCCGCGTTGGGCTCCTCCTTGGCAGCGAGGACCTGATCGAGGCCGTCAACAGGGTAAGGCTGCCGTTTAATGTCAACACCCTCTCTCAGGCAGTTGCAGCAGAGGCAATAAAAAACTTCGGAGAGATAGAGAAGACTTTAAGAATAATATGCAGTGAAAGGGAGCGGCTGTTTGAGGGGCTGAAGGGTATGGAAGGTATAACCCCTTATCCTTCAGAGGCAAACTTTATACTATTCAAGGTAAAAAACGCCCCTGCCGTATATAAGAAACTCCTCTCAAAAGGGGTACTGGTCAGGTATATGGGCTCTGCCCTGAAGGACTGTCTGAGGGTCACCGTGGGAACACCCAAAGATAACGGCATCTTCCTTGAGGCATTAAATGAGGCCACTGGATGA
- a CDS encoding FAD-linked oxidase C-terminal domain-containing protein translates to MQRLYRLLKKDNVSTSPEDLICYGFDASRIQVMPMAVVWPEDTEDVVKVSEFAYENDIPLVPRGAGTSTTGGAVPCRGGIVISLERMDRILEVDTDNLTVLVEPGVINGSLQKELGTRGYFYPPDPASMNFCTIGGNVAENAGGPRAIKYGVTGDYVMALEAVLPDGRLIQTGVRTSKGVVGYDLKSLLVGSEGTLSTITRIRLKILPEPQSIITLLVSFDDLRASGDVVSRIISSKVIPRTLEFMDREAIQAAETYNPCGLKDAEALLIIELDGDLKTVQRESQKVVEVCTAHGAEVRVAEDNASRNNLWECRRAVSPALHTIAPTKISEDIVVPRTKIPDMLIFLRKLSEENGIKIVSFGHAGDGNIHVNIMVDEENVEEYRKGLSLVKKIFSETLRLGGTISGEHGVGLTKAEYIEMEIKPTEMDLMRGIKKLFDHKNILNPGKVFP, encoded by the coding sequence ATGCAGCGACTCTACAGACTATTAAAAAAAGATAATGTGAGCACATCACCTGAGGACCTTATCTGTTATGGTTTTGATGCATCAAGGATTCAGGTGATGCCTATGGCCGTTGTATGGCCTGAAGACACGGAAGATGTCGTAAAGGTCTCCGAATTCGCCTACGAAAACGACATCCCCCTTGTTCCGCGGGGCGCAGGAACCAGCACCACTGGCGGGGCAGTGCCTTGCAGGGGCGGTATTGTCATCAGTCTTGAGAGGATGGACCGGATACTTGAGGTGGATACTGATAACCTGACGGTCCTTGTGGAGCCGGGGGTTATAAACGGAAGTCTCCAGAAGGAGCTCGGCACAAGGGGATATTTTTATCCCCCTGACCCTGCAAGTATGAATTTTTGCACCATAGGTGGTAATGTGGCGGAAAATGCAGGCGGGCCAAGGGCAATAAAGTATGGTGTTACAGGAGACTATGTGATGGCCCTTGAGGCGGTATTGCCTGACGGAAGGCTCATTCAGACAGGCGTAAGGACATCAAAAGGTGTTGTTGGTTACGACCTGAAGAGCCTCCTTGTCGGCTCGGAAGGTACCCTCTCCACCATAACCAGGATACGCCTGAAGATACTCCCCGAGCCTCAGAGCATTATAACCCTCCTTGTATCTTTTGACGACCTGAGGGCCTCGGGAGATGTGGTGTCGAGGATCATATCTTCAAAGGTGATTCCCCGAACCCTTGAGTTTATGGACAGGGAGGCCATCCAGGCTGCCGAAACCTATAACCCCTGCGGCCTCAAGGATGCAGAGGCGCTGCTCATTATAGAGCTTGACGGCGATCTCAAGACCGTACAGAGGGAGTCCCAGAAGGTTGTAGAGGTCTGCACAGCCCATGGTGCCGAGGTGAGAGTTGCCGAGGATAACGCATCAAGAAATAACCTCTGGGAATGCAGGAGGGCGGTCTCTCCCGCACTTCACACTATAGCGCCGACCAAGATAAGCGAGGATATAGTTGTGCCGAGAACGAAGATACCGGATATGCTCATATTCCTGAGAAAGCTGTCGGAAGAGAACGGCATAAAGATAGTGAGCTTTGGTCATGCAGGTGACGGGAATATCCACGTAAACATAATGGTTGATGAAGAGAACGTGGAGGAATACAGGAAGGGGCTCTCCCTGGTCAAAAAGATATTCTCTGAGACCCTGAGGCTTGGCGGTACCATCTCGGGTGAACACGGCGTCGGTCTTACAAAGGCGGAGTATATAGAGATGGAGATAAAGCCTACAGAGATGGACCTTATGCGGGGGATAAAAAAGCTGTTTGACCACAAGAACATCCTGAATCCGGGCAAGGTATTTCCATGA
- a CDS encoding diguanylate cyclase — protein MKIKREFDRLTLLIILLFSVIPLLAIITHNNLIILASFILVILVMIFIRKSVNAKLIQPILDISHKSYLMSSGKLDTEIDVASNDELSDLAGNINLLAGSLREKIRVLEKSIQREQRVVRELAILNEFIGYVSSELNFEAILRKLIEKTRDLMKSEAGVIILFQPDRTKSFLSTDKLIDERFIKEMLSVDSGGLARIIAEQKPIRNNNVSFPLSNGKEISNFIALSLHSTTDLQCLLIMLNRDTGFSQMDEDSFLNFAFQAFQTISLQSELAKLATTDGLTGLHNHRVFQDRLSEEILRAERYKSKLFLLIVDIDHFKSFNDTYGHQTGDDVLKTMAKIIKECIRKVDFAARYGGEEFVLILPETDCGHTYKVAERIRRAVMDYPFHLKDGTRAGLTVSVGVACFPEDSAEKEDLIGKADKALYFAKDLGRNRACLYRDICEPEE, from the coding sequence ATGAAGATAAAAAGAGAATTTGACAGATTAACGTTATTAATCATATTGCTCTTTTCCGTTATTCCTCTCCTGGCTATTATCACTCATAACAATCTTATAATTCTGGCTTCTTTCATCCTGGTTATCCTTGTAATGATCTTCATAAGAAAGAGTGTTAACGCCAAACTCATACAACCCATACTCGATATCAGCCACAAGAGTTATCTTATGTCCAGCGGTAAGCTTGACACGGAGATAGATGTGGCCTCTAACGATGAACTCTCCGACCTTGCCGGTAACATTAATCTCCTGGCAGGCTCCCTGAGAGAAAAGATAAGGGTTCTCGAGAAATCCATACAGAGGGAACAGAGGGTTGTGAGGGAGCTGGCCATTCTTAATGAATTTATAGGCTATGTCTCATCAGAGCTTAATTTTGAGGCCATCCTTCGGAAACTGATTGAAAAGACAAGGGATCTGATGAAGTCTGAAGCCGGCGTTATCATCCTGTTTCAACCCGACAGAACAAAGTCCTTCCTGAGCACGGATAAACTTATTGACGAGCGGTTTATCAAGGAGATGTTGTCTGTGGACTCAGGGGGGCTGGCCAGGATTATTGCAGAGCAAAAGCCGATACGCAATAATAATGTTTCCTTTCCTCTCTCAAATGGCAAGGAAATCAGTAATTTTATAGCACTGTCACTTCACTCGACAACAGACCTGCAGTGCCTGCTCATCATGCTGAACAGGGATACCGGATTCAGCCAGATGGATGAGGACAGCTTCCTGAATTTTGCCTTCCAGGCATTTCAGACAATATCCCTCCAGAGTGAACTTGCCAAATTGGCTACAACCGATGGCCTGACAGGTCTTCATAATCACAGGGTATTTCAGGACAGACTCAGCGAGGAGATCCTCAGGGCCGAGAGGTACAAGAGCAAGCTATTCCTTCTGATAGTCGATATAGACCATTTCAAGAGTTTCAATGATACCTACGGTCACCAGACCGGAGACGATGTTCTTAAGACGATGGCCAAGATAATCAAGGAATGCATAAGAAAAGTGGACTTTGCCGCACGTTACGGGGGTGAGGAATTCGTATTGATCCTGCCGGAAACCGATTGCGGGCATACCTATAAAGTGGCTGAAAGGATAAGAAGGGCCGTTATGGATTACCCCTTCCATCTTAAGGACGGTACAAGGGCAGGCCTCACTGTCAGTGTTGGTGTTGCATGTTTTCCCGAGGATTCAGCTGAAAAAGAGGATCTGATCGGGAAGGCGGATAAAGCCCTTTACTTTGCCAAGGATCTCGGCAGAAACAGGGCATGTCTGTACAGGGATATTTGTGAGCCGGAGGAATGA
- the ccsA gene encoding cytochrome c biogenesis protein CcsA: MIAVFSFVLYLSGIFWRPFFYVAILFQGAYILSRGVALGRLPLVGLHDTLTFLSFSTAVFSVPFYLSLKEKKGFLESAAVLAAVFAILGYMSPQVNTPLPPVLKTYWFELHVVLSFFSYGLFGIGAILGLRYLFLSDSDTEALQYKAILIGYLIFSLSMVFGGIWAFLAWGTYWLWTPKEIWTTLLWLTYTLYLHLRFRPWWLGKKIVITGIAGYLVVLFTYLGVGLLMKSSHSF; this comes from the coding sequence ATGATAGCGGTCTTCTCCTTTGTTCTCTATCTGTCCGGTATCTTCTGGAGGCCCTTCTTTTATGTTGCCATCCTGTTTCAGGGGGCCTACATACTTTCAAGAGGAGTCGCCCTCGGCAGGCTCCCCCTTGTAGGGCTTCACGATACACTGACCTTTCTGTCCTTCTCTACCGCTGTATTCAGCGTCCCTTTCTATTTATCTCTAAAGGAGAAAAAGGGGTTTTTGGAGTCGGCAGCAGTCCTTGCAGCTGTATTCGCCATACTGGGCTATATGTCCCCGCAGGTCAATACGCCCCTGCCCCCGGTGCTCAAGACATACTGGTTTGAACTCCACGTGGTGCTGTCGTTCTTCTCTTACGGGCTCTTCGGCATTGGGGCAATCCTGGGACTGCGGTATCTGTTTCTCTCGGACAGTGATACCGAGGCCCTGCAGTACAAGGCTATTCTCATAGGATATCTCATCTTTTCGCTCTCCATGGTTTTTGGCGGCATATGGGCCTTTCTTGCCTGGGGAACATACTGGTTGTGGACACCAAAGGAGATATGGACCACGCTCCTGTGGCTCACCTACACCCTCTATCTCCACCTCAGGTTCAGGCCATGGTGGCTGGGAAAGAAGATCGTAATAACAGGTATTGCAGGGTATCTTGTTGTGCTGTTTACATATCTTGGGGTAGGGCTCCTGATGAAGAGTTCCCACTCGTTTTGA
- a CDS encoding NUDIX hydrolase, whose translation MKPEIIETRTLWEGRFLRSILITYRNARGNIIPWEAFQRIGVRGIVAVVPFTAEGEVLLIKQFRPPLGRYVVEFPAGLNDRDEPLEDVARRELLEETGYRADTLRVIAEGPLSSGASTEILTVYFADNVAYTGKQRLDDVEEIEIVRLPLEGFHKHLLSLQDDETYLDLKIPGMFELALRKKAGEA comes from the coding sequence ATGAAACCGGAGATTATCGAGACCAGAACACTCTGGGAAGGAAGGTTTCTCAGGAGCATTCTGATAACCTATCGGAATGCGAGGGGGAATATCATCCCCTGGGAGGCATTTCAGAGGATTGGGGTAAGGGGCATTGTGGCTGTTGTCCCCTTTACTGCAGAGGGGGAGGTGCTGCTGATAAAACAGTTCCGTCCGCCTCTGGGCAGATATGTCGTAGAGTTTCCTGCCGGCCTTAATGACAGGGATGAACCCCTTGAAGATGTGGCCAGGAGAGAACTCCTTGAGGAGACAGGGTACAGGGCGGACACCCTGAGGGTGATAGCTGAGGGTCCTCTTTCTTCAGGTGCATCCACGGAGATTCTCACTGTCTATTTTGCAGACAACGTGGCATATACAGGCAAACAGAGGCTTGATGATGTGGAAGAGATAGAAATTGTCAGGCTCCCTTTGGAGGGATTCCATAAACATCTCCTAAGCCTTCAGGATGATGAGACATATCTCGACCTGAAGATCCCCGGAATGTTTGAACTTGCCCTGAGAAAAAAAGCAGGGGAGGCCTGA
- a CDS encoding YihY/virulence factor BrkB family protein, whose product MKRLNDFFEKELWEIDVKSLSRFRAFLVRTLRLLYVAVLEFSEGQLVLRAMSLVYTTLLSLVPLLAVSFSVLKAFGVHNQLEPFLYNFLAPLGPKGNELTQKIIGFVENMKVGVLGSIGLAILIYTVISLIQKIEDAFNYIWRIKRPRSFVRRFSDYMSVILIGPVLIFSAIGITASIMSTTIMQKVLAVEPFGTAVYIAGKVVPYIFVCAAFTFVYIFVPNTKVRFKSALVGGLLAGVLWETTGRVFASFVVSSTKYAAIYSGFAILIMFMIWLYLSWLILLVGAEVSFYHQYPQFLNVKKEALILSNRLKEKLALMIMFLIGYNYYRNSSPWRLNSLIDYLRLPVEPVQDMLVLLGKKGFILETADDPPAYLPARDIEKIELKDLLASVRTAEEDSCSIEERFRSVSEVDRVMKRVDDAIGASLGRETLRDLVLSRKEGGKES is encoded by the coding sequence ATGAAGAGATTGAACGATTTTTTTGAGAAAGAGCTGTGGGAAATAGATGTTAAATCCCTCAGCAGATTCAGGGCCTTTCTTGTCAGGACCCTCAGGCTGCTCTATGTGGCTGTGCTGGAATTTTCAGAGGGACAGCTTGTCCTTCGGGCCATGAGCCTTGTTTACACGACCCTCCTCTCTCTTGTCCCCCTGCTCGCCGTCAGCTTCTCGGTGTTGAAGGCCTTTGGCGTGCATAATCAGCTGGAGCCCTTCCTCTATAACTTCCTTGCCCCACTTGGACCAAAGGGGAATGAGTTAACACAAAAGATTATAGGCTTTGTCGAGAATATGAAGGTTGGAGTCCTCGGCTCAATCGGGCTTGCAATACTGATCTATACCGTTATATCCCTTATCCAGAAGATTGAGGATGCCTTCAACTACATATGGAGGATAAAGAGACCGAGGAGTTTTGTGCGGAGATTCAGTGATTACATGAGCGTAATCCTCATAGGCCCTGTCCTTATCTTCTCGGCAATCGGCATTACCGCCTCCATTATGAGCACAACCATTATGCAAAAAGTGCTGGCCGTGGAACCCTTTGGAACGGCTGTCTATATAGCGGGCAAGGTGGTTCCCTATATATTTGTCTGCGCCGCCTTTACATTTGTATATATCTTTGTGCCGAACACAAAGGTGAGGTTCAAATCCGCGCTTGTAGGCGGCCTGTTAGCGGGTGTTTTATGGGAAACCACGGGAAGGGTCTTTGCTTCCTTTGTTGTATCATCAACAAAATATGCCGCAATCTATTCCGGATTCGCAATACTCATAATGTTCATGATATGGCTGTATCTGAGCTGGCTCATACTCCTTGTCGGAGCCGAGGTATCATTCTATCATCAGTATCCCCAGTTTTTAAATGTGAAAAAAGAGGCCCTCATCCTTAGCAACAGGCTGAAGGAAAAGCTTGCCTTGATGATCATGTTTCTTATCGGATATAACTACTATCGCAACAGCTCGCCGTGGAGGCTCAATTCCCTTATTGACTACCTGAGGCTGCCGGTGGAGCCGGTACAGGATATGCTTGTATTATTAGGGAAGAAGGGGTTTATTCTTGAGACCGCTGACGACCCCCCGGCATATCTGCCGGCAAGGGATATAGAGAAGATAGAGCTGAAGGACCTCCTTGCTTCCGTCAGGACCGCGGAAGAAGACTCCTGTTCAATCGAGGAGAGGTTTCGTTCCGTGTCAGAGGTTGACAGGGTGATGAAAAGAGTGGATGACGCCATTGGGGCTTCTCTTGGCAGGGAAACACTAAGGGACCTTGTTCTTTCCCGCAAGGAGGGGGGGAAGGAATCATGA
- a CDS encoding histidine triad nucleotide-binding protein has translation MECIFCRIAEKKLPARLVYEDEFAVAFEDINPQAPVHVLVIPRKHIPTSLDLKEEDNVLVGRLFQVANRIARQKGIAERGFRIVMNCNAEAGQTVFHLHIHLLGGRAMHWPPG, from the coding sequence ATGGAGTGTATCTTTTGCAGGATCGCTGAAAAGAAATTGCCCGCCAGGCTTGTTTATGAAGATGAGTTTGCCGTGGCCTTTGAGGATATAAACCCTCAGGCGCCCGTGCACGTGCTGGTAATTCCAAGGAAGCATATTCCCACAAGCCTTGATCTGAAAGAAGAGGACAACGTCCTTGTGGGCCGTCTCTTTCAGGTAGCAAACAGGATAGCCCGGCAGAAAGGAATAGCGGAAAGAGGCTTCAGGATTGTGATGAACTGTAACGCAGAGGCCGGACAGACGGTGTTTCACCTGCACATCCACCTCCTCGGTGGAAGGGCCATGCATTGGCCTCCGGGATAA
- a CDS encoding PilZ domain-containing protein produces MERRKFERFSVQGNVEGNIILKADIEIIDISLNGMLFLITKRLNTNSRCRVNLNIGDAKVGLDGSVIRSSLKESRQIQSDFQPVYEVAVKFVRLSDKRKSELQKIIDYLKECSDSTDY; encoded by the coding sequence ATGGAAAGAAGAAAATTCGAAAGGTTTAGTGTTCAGGGCAATGTGGAGGGCAATATTATCCTTAAGGCTGATATTGAGATAATAGATATCAGCCTTAATGGAATGCTTTTTCTGATAACAAAAAGGTTGAATACCAACAGCAGGTGCCGTGTTAATCTGAATATCGGCGATGCCAAGGTTGGACTTGACGGCAGTGTAATAAGGTCAAGCCTGAAAGAGAGCAGGCAGATACAGAGCGATTTCCAGCCTGTATATGAAGTCGCGGTAAAATTTGTCCGTCTGTCGGATAAAAGAAAATCAGAACTCCAGAAAATAATCGACTATCTTAAGGAATGCAGCGACTCTACAGACTATTAA
- the smc gene encoding chromosome segregation protein SMC: MRVEKIELTGFKSFAEKTIFTLHPGMTCIVGPNGCGKSNIVDAFRWVLGEQSAKSLRGEKMEEVIFNGSQTKKPRGMSEVTLFVSGLYPDGQDNGNGSERLLTVTRRLYRSGESEYLINKQMCRLKDIREMFLDTGLEMKSYSVLEQGRIGEIINARPVDRRFLIEEVAGVMKYKVRKAEAQSKLESSKQNLQRVIDIISEVKRHLNSLDRQAKKAERYKRLIDALREIELRTSKREYTGMNQSLQEASGALDVLKTEEVRKRAVMAHLESSLQQKRILMVEKEKEVDAINTDLQTIEKSIAGMERTIAVNRTEIEHLGNYIITLQGRLEETKKLLEEKRLRAEEISGKDAHIQARLDSLKETLSQREAELSEAEEGIFSLEEDIDDKRRELFRFTDSLGLLRNELNRLETTHEAQSRRASTSEREAEETERRISELKAEIERIEGDIGQRSAALGQWRDKRDGYLKEISEQKEGVEELRQKRSDLREEAASLRSRIQSLQEMVTGNLDREMIQKAGISLLASLSEVVEVDPRYEKAVEAALSDKIKGFIVSTTEDIRKSVELVNRGNLPRTAFLSWQMNNEKQQATTSEWQMKNGEAAPVLDSLVRSEDKYTPLVKSLLKDYLLTDDVDSAFALLKGEGEMPLHVRVVTLNGEVLEPGGAVLCGSGSGILRLRRDLRELEASVQEKSDEIAEVEASISGADQRIEELKSLLREVDSEIVSHEKELSLLQASERRFAEDRDRLEKKLGFIRLDIEELHKELESIEEDISRKKEEVASEEEHKRTIESGLGILQEELSVRRSGIDAKRHLLTDLKVEINGYTERLSSITREREALQREVGDLLKKETSLEEEIRNNGRIVQQKRDSSAGLEERLKEAVSGAGTLRQRLSEKRDAIRDEREGIVADDEALKRERQEIERLGNEVHEKEVLKAELLLKISNLVDGIREKYQVDLAGTDISTSEVEEEDHQKVLELREKIQAMGHVNLGSLEEYRELKERHEFLTAQHEDIVQSIAELQEAITRINRTTRKRLKEAFDLLNQKFGEVFKLLFGGGSAELRLTDEADILESGIDIIVQPPGKKLQNLNLLSGGEKALSALSLLFAGFLLKPTPLCILDEADAPLDETNTERFKAMIKDLSVNIQFIVITHNRVTMEAADYLYGITMEEPGISKVLSMEFV; this comes from the coding sequence ATGAGAGTTGAAAAGATTGAACTGACAGGCTTTAAGTCCTTTGCAGAAAAGACCATCTTTACCCTTCATCCGGGAATGACCTGTATTGTCGGCCCGAACGGCTGTGGTAAAAGCAACATAGTCGACGCCTTCCGCTGGGTGCTGGGAGAGCAGTCCGCAAAGTCACTGCGGGGAGAGAAGATGGAAGAGGTGATATTCAACGGCTCCCAGACAAAAAAGCCCCGGGGCATGTCAGAGGTAACCCTCTTTGTGTCAGGACTCTATCCGGACGGACAGGACAACGGCAATGGCAGTGAAAGGCTGTTAACAGTCACAAGGCGTCTTTACCGCTCGGGTGAGAGCGAATACCTCATAAACAAACAAATGTGTCGTCTGAAGGATATCAGGGAGATGTTCCTTGATACCGGCCTTGAGATGAAGAGCTATTCCGTGCTGGAGCAGGGCAGGATAGGTGAGATCATTAATGCCAGGCCTGTTGACAGGAGGTTCCTGATAGAAGAGGTTGCAGGGGTGATGAAGTATAAGGTAAGGAAGGCCGAGGCCCAGAGCAAGCTGGAATCCTCAAAGCAGAATCTCCAGAGGGTCATAGACATTATCTCGGAGGTAAAACGTCATCTTAATTCCCTTGACCGTCAGGCAAAAAAGGCCGAGAGATACAAGCGGCTGATTGATGCCCTGAGGGAGATTGAACTCAGGACATCAAAGAGGGAATACACCGGGATGAATCAGTCCCTTCAGGAGGCATCAGGGGCGCTGGATGTGCTGAAGACAGAGGAGGTCCGCAAGAGGGCTGTTATGGCACACCTGGAGTCATCCCTGCAGCAGAAGAGGATACTTATGGTCGAGAAGGAAAAAGAGGTGGATGCAATAAACACTGACCTTCAGACCATAGAGAAGAGCATTGCCGGGATGGAGAGGACAATAGCCGTAAACAGGACGGAGATTGAGCACCTTGGCAACTATATCATCACCCTTCAGGGGCGGCTTGAAGAGACAAAAAAACTGCTGGAGGAGAAGAGGCTGCGTGCCGAGGAGATTTCAGGAAAGGATGCACATATCCAGGCCAGGCTCGACTCCCTGAAGGAGACGTTATCTCAACGTGAGGCAGAGCTTTCAGAGGCTGAAGAGGGGATATTTTCACTTGAGGAGGATATTGACGATAAGAGGAGAGAGCTCTTCAGGTTTACCGACTCCCTTGGCCTGTTAAGAAATGAACTGAACAGGCTTGAGACTACACACGAGGCACAGTCAAGGAGGGCCTCAACCTCTGAAAGAGAGGCCGAGGAGACGGAGAGGCGGATATCGGAGTTAAAAGCGGAGATAGAGCGTATAGAGGGGGATATAGGGCAACGGAGTGCAGCGCTTGGGCAATGGAGGGACAAGAGAGATGGATATCTCAAAGAGATTTCAGAACAAAAAGAGGGCGTGGAGGAACTGAGGCAGAAGAGGTCGGACCTCAGAGAGGAAGCGGCCTCCCTGCGGTCGCGGATCCAGTCCCTTCAGGAGATGGTTACAGGAAATCTCGACAGGGAGATGATTCAGAAGGCCGGTATCAGCCTTCTGGCTTCCCTGTCGGAGGTGGTAGAGGTAGACCCAAGATATGAGAAGGCCGTGGAGGCTGCACTATCAGACAAGATAAAGGGATTTATAGTATCAACAACAGAGGATATAAGAAAATCCGTGGAATTGGTCAATCGTGGAAATCTGCCGAGAACCGCCTTTCTTTCCTGGCAGATGAATAACGAAAAACAGCAGGCAACAACCAGTGAATGGCAGATGAAAAACGGAGAGGCTGCTCCGGTTCTCGATTCGCTTGTCCGCTCTGAGGATAAATACACCCCTCTTGTCAAATCCCTGCTGAAGGACTATCTGCTGACGGATGACGTGGATAGCGCCTTTGCATTGCTGAAAGGTGAAGGGGAGATGCCCCTGCACGTAAGGGTGGTTACCTTGAACGGGGAGGTGCTTGAGCCCGGGGGTGCAGTGCTCTGCGGCAGTGGCTCGGGCATACTGAGACTCAGGAGAGATCTCCGGGAGCTTGAGGCATCTGTTCAGGAAAAGAGTGATGAAATTGCCGAGGTTGAGGCATCAATTTCCGGGGCTGATCAGAGAATAGAGGAGTTAAAATCCCTGCTCAGGGAGGTAGACTCAGAGATCGTATCCCATGAAAAGGAGCTCTCCCTGCTTCAGGCATCTGAGCGGAGGTTTGCTGAGGACAGAGACAGACTGGAGAAGAAACTTGGTTTCATACGCCTGGACATAGAGGAGCTGCATAAGGAACTCGAGAGTATTGAAGAGGATATTTCAAGAAAGAAAGAGGAGGTTGCTTCCGAAGAAGAGCACAAGCGGACAATTGAATCAGGGCTTGGTATCCTGCAGGAGGAACTCTCTGTGAGACGTTCCGGGATTGATGCAAAGAGGCATCTGCTGACTGACCTGAAGGTTGAAATTAACGGATATACCGAAAGGCTCAGCTCCATAACAAGGGAGAGGGAAGCCCTTCAGAGGGAAGTAGGCGACCTTCTGAAGAAAGAGACATCCCTTGAGGAAGAGATACGGAATAACGGCAGGATCGTACAGCAGAAGAGGGATAGCTCCGCCGGGCTTGAAGAGAGACTGAAAGAGGCCGTTTCAGGTGCCGGCACCCTCAGACAAAGGTTGTCTGAGAAGAGAGATGCTATAAGGGATGAGCGTGAGGGCATTGTTGCCGACGATGAAGCCCTGAAGAGAGAGAGGCAGGAAATCGAGAGGCTGGGCAATGAGGTGCATGAAAAGGAGGTTTTAAAGGCAGAGCTGCTTCTGAAAATCTCAAATCTTGTTGACGGTATAAGGGAGAAATACCAGGTAGACCTTGCCGGTACTGATATATCCACTTCTGAAGTTGAAGAGGAAGACCATCAGAAGGTACTGGAGCTGAGGGAAAAGATACAGGCAATGGGGCATGTAAACCTTGGTTCCCTGGAAGAATACAGGGAACTGAAAGAGAGGCATGAGTTTCTTACCGCTCAGCATGAGGATATAGTCCAGTCCATTGCAGAGCTTCAGGAGGCCATCACCCGCATTAACAGGACCACGAGAAAACGTCTGAAGGAGGCCTTTGACTTACTGAACCAGAAATTCGGTGAGGTTTTTAAACTCCTCTTTGGTGGGGGCAGTGCAGAGCTCAGACTTACTGATGAGGCCGATATCCTTGAGTCAGGCATTGACATAATAGTCCAGCCGCCGGGTAAGAAACTCCAGAATCTCAACCTCCTTTCAGGCGGGGAGAAGGCCCTGTCAGCGCTGTCGCTCCTCTTTGCCGGGTTTCTTTTAAAACCCACCCCCCTCTGCATCCTTGACGAGGCGGATGCGCCCCTTGATGAGACCAATACGGAGAGGTTCAAGGCCATGATCAAGGACCTCTCGGTAAATATACAGTTTATAGTAATAACCCACAACAGGGTAACAATGGAAGCTGCTGATTACCTGTACGGGATCACAATGGAGGAACCCGGCATCTCAAAAGTCCTGTCAATGGAATTTGTCTGA